The region TTCCACCTGCAGGATCTGATCGCAACCGACGCCGAAGTGGCGATCGGCGAGCAACCGCAGCTGGGCACGCGATAGCTCGATCGGCTGCGCCGTCGCGTCGATCACGACGAAGTCGTTGCCGAGCCCCTCCATCTTCGTGAACTTGAGTCGCATGAGCTCTCCGGCGTGCTATCCCGCGTAGCGGCCGCAGGCGATCAGGTGGCGGTCGCTGACGACCTCGACCCGCAGGTGCGCCAGCCCGGAAGCCTCGAGCTGCGCGCGCACCTCCTCCGGTCTGAACGCGGCGAGCAGCGAGTTGAAGAAATCCCGACGCAGCACTTCGGGCGCATCCGCCGCGTGCAGGGCGACGAGGTCCATCGCCGCCTCGCGCGAAGGCGGACGCAGCAGATCCATCACGAACACCGCCGCCCCCGGAGCCGCCGCCACGCGCACGGCGTCCCACAGCACCGCGGGCCGGGCGAGATGATGCAGCAGACTGTTGCTGATGACGGCATCGTAGGGTGAACCGTCGAGCGCGGCGGCGGGCAGCCGCACGCGCTGCAGCCGAATGCGCCCCGCCAGCCCCGCTGCCGCGACGGCCTGGCGCCCGAGTGCGAGCATCGCCTCGGCGCCGTCGACACCCGTGACCTGCGCCTGCGGGCAGGCGCGCGCGAAGCGGATCGTCACGTCTGCCGGCCCGCAGCCCAGGTCGAGCACCCTGCCTGCGTTCAGATCGGGGAAGCACTCCCGAAAGCGCGCGACGAAGGCATCGTGCGGCTCGCTGAAATCCGCATGGGCGTAGGCGAGCGCCTGCTCCGGCTCGTCCATCAGCTCCGGCTCGGGGATCCGTTCCATCATGAGGCGGCCGCGGCCGCCCGGGTCCGCGTGTAGGGATCGGGCTCGCCGGCCGGCCGCGTCTTGAAGCGCTTGTGCAGCCAGTGGTACTGCTCGGGCATCTCCAGAATGCGCGCCTCGATGAAGGCGTTCATCCGCCGCGTGTCGCTCTCGGCGTCGGCGCTGGGGAAATCGGCGAGCGGTGGCAACATCCGGGCGACGTATCCATCGCCGCCGGCGCGCTGGGCGACGACGAGCGGCAGCACCCTGGCGCGCGTCACGCGGGCGATCACCGAGAGCCCCGTGGTGGTGGCTGCGGGGACGCCGAAGAAGGGCACGAAGATCGAGTGCGGCGCTCCGAAGTCCATGTCGGGCGAGTAGAGAAACGGCAGGCCTT is a window of Betaproteobacteria bacterium DNA encoding:
- a CDS encoding diaminopimelate epimerase — its product is MRLKFTKMEGLGNDFVVIDATAQPIELSRAQLRLLADRHFGVGCDQILQVE
- a CDS encoding class I SAM-dependent methyltransferase, producing MERIPEPELMDEPEQALAYAHADFSEPHDAFVARFRECFPDLNAGRVLDLGCGPADVTIRFARACPQAQVTGVDGAEAMLALGRQAVAAAGLAGRIRLQRVRLPAAALDGSPYDAVISNSLLHHLARPAVLWDAVRVAAAPGAAVFVMDLLRPPSREAAMDLVALHAADAPEVLRRDFFNSLLAAFRPEEVRAQLEASGLAHLRVEVVSDRHLIACGRYAG